The window GTCGTCGACGATGTCCAGAACGGCGGCCCGCAGCTCCTCCATCGTGCCGAAGGCGTACGGATCGACGATTCCCAGCCTCTCCGCCAGCACGCGGTCCCCCAGGTAGAGTTTCGCCCAGACCGCGAAGTCGTTCCGGTAGTCCGGGTCGTCGAACGCGGGACGGAGCGTGGTCTCGCAGAAGTGGTGGTACAGAACGTTTCCGCCGCACGCGGCGATCCGGTCCCGGAACTCCCGCAGGTTCATCGCGGGGATCAGGCCGCTCATCCGGACGAGAAGCGCACAGTCCTTGACTTCGAAGGGCGTCATGACGATTCCGCGAGGCTGCGGACGGCAGCCGCGAGGGCGGCCGGACCCGCCAGATAGTGCGCCCCCTGCACGGTCACGCGATCCCCCACGCAGAAGACGGTTCCTCCGCGGCGCAACACCCACCGCATCGCCACCGCGTCGTTCTCGTCGTCCCCCGCGTACACGACCCCGTCCCGGGACGGATCCCATTCGATCAGCCGCAGGAGTCTTCTCAACCCGGCGGACTTCCCGCCTCCCCGCACCAACTGCACTTCCAGGACCTCCGGTCCGCGGTGCACCCGGATCCCCGTCAGACCCCTCAATCGCTCCAGCAGGAATGTCCTCCTGCGGAAGGACCGCGGGGAGGCGTTCCGGAAATGGACCGCCACGGACCAT of the Deltaproteobacteria bacterium genome contains:
- the otsB gene encoding trehalose-phosphatase is translated as MNYMLGRRRLWVFDFDGTVSRIVPDRHEAVLDGKCEKTLRYLQSSPWNRVAVMSSRSMDDIVPRVPLPGVFIGGGSGLEWRLPGGIRTGPDAAAERLLAMNRKAVCAILEEIAAIPGVEVEDKRWSVAVHFRNASPRSFRRRTFLLERLRGLTGIRVHRGPEVLEVQLVRGGGKSAGLRRLLRLIEWDPSRDGVVYAGDDENDAVAMRWVLRRGGTVFCVGDRVTVQGAHYLAGPAALAAAVRSLAESS